A window of Canis aureus isolate CA01 chromosome 28, VMU_Caureus_v.1.0, whole genome shotgun sequence genomic DNA:
atggagccccacaaggggcttgatctcctggccctgagatcatgacttgagccaaaaatcaagagttggacacttaactgtctgCACCACTTAGGTACCCCAGAGCAATGTgttattcttttcattataaaactgtgtgtatttaaataaatcatgagTCAGTGATTGTTATAAGGAAAATATGACATCCTGTAGCTAAATAGCTTTAATATCTAAAGCCTTTGTTTACTTTATTCTTTCCAGTTACCACAGTATGCTTTGATTTAAATgaaatctcttttctttaaaaagattataaaattaaCACTTTTAGAGTTCATATTCATTATCCAgttacttttattgattttacagGCAGAATAGTATCTTGATCTATTACACTCAACAACACCAAAATACCTAGAACTCTGGTGTCGATATCAATAATTCCTAAAAATCAAGCAAACATTTACAAGTATCTgcaattaaagaaaaatggattcaAAGGGCATGTAATtgcaataacaataaaatagtatttatgtatttagacaTACATAGCCAACTTAAATTTAGTACCTCaggcatttttataattttgatatttataCAAACTTTGGAAACTGAGGAGCACATGGGCCAGTCACCaatgatcatgaaaaaaaaaaaaaagatagaagtgCTTATTTTGCTGACAGTATTTGTTTAGCTCTTTAGCCTGACATTGTGTGATACTTTTATCCCTTCCAAAGCATTAGAAATCAATACTACATGTGCCTCAAGCTTTTTTACAGATGAATGATCTGATCAAGATCCTTCATTTCAGAAACTAAGGTCATTAATGTTTATCTTCACTTGGGCCATTTTAGAAGGCTTGCTGAACCTAATGCCCCAGCTCAGACTACTGTGTGAGCAGCGACATCTAGTGGGCATTATGACCCCAAACATTTTATTAGTCTAAACCCAGGAGTATCCGTGAAACAAGTGAAATCACTATGATGCATCATCTTTAATATTGACACAAGCATATTTCCAATGAAACTATATCAGAAAATTATACTTCCCAGTAGACTTTCTATGactcagtaataaaataaatttaagaaaagccAGCACTAGGCTTCTAATCTTTATTCTTAATCAACAGCCTCTCAATAGGTAAATACACTTTGTAGATTTTTATAAAAACCCAATCGTGTCCTCTTCCTGTCTGAATTCTTCTAAGAGGGTGATATAAAGATCTCAGGAACACAATGAATTACTAAATAACCAGTTTTGTGGCTCTTTCAGGAACATACGAATTGGAGTGTGCCAGCAACAAACAAATCCAGCCAATCTCTATGACAATGCACTGAGGAGCAATATTAAGACATCAGAAAAGCTGCCAGCCTGTTAATTATTGTTGTATTGAGTTTACATGGAGATGTTACtaatttttgaaaactaatttTGCAAATTTTGCAAAATGGAATATCCATTTCATCAGAATTTTCTAAAACAACTGATTCATGAAATGGAATTATAGACTCATTTTACCATCAAAAAGTCATCATTTCCTATGTATGACTGTTTCCTGTTAATGAAAATTCAGTACATTCTTTGGCTGTTTTGCATAGCCAATCTGAGGCAATCCAAACAAGCTTTTATTGTTTGCTGGAACCTTACTTAGCTCATCATTCTCTGTACATACTTCCAGCCAGAGACCTAAAACTGTCCCCCAACTCCTTTCAGACTAGCTTCAGGGAAACTGTATCTTCATGTCACCATGGAAAATCTTTTCCTGAGTGCTGTGTAGGATGTAGTTGTATAATTGTTCATGGGGCACAGTGGGGTTGCCCTTCTAGATGGACTGAGGTACCCCCCTGAAATCCCTAGACATACATGAATGAATATAAGTGAACATCACTATCAACTTATTTCATTTCCCCTAAATTAATTTCCACAGACTAAGACTAGACCTTTCTCTTTAACCTTTTAAGGCCTTGTTAATGACAATAAACAGATGCAAGGTCTAggcaacaggtttttttttaacacaccAGACTTTTCAAATACAGAATGAGCATATTTAGTACTTCCAGATCATTAAAATATCCACTACCCAGCCACAAGCCATGTTAGTAATTAGCTGGGACATTCACCTGATAATATTCAGGTGAATATTCACCTAATAATATTCCACTTGTGTGCTAAAAAGAGCTGTAGAAGCCAAGACCCCCCACTGACTGGACACAAAGGTCCACAGGAGTGCTATCTCACAGGTACCATCCAGTTGGGGAACTGTGAGGAAAAGAACCACTTAAGACTTTTATGTAAATGCTAGGCAGACATGTTCCAGTGGGCATTCCACACCCAAGTATATAAGCAGTTAGTCTTATTAAAACAAGTGTGAATCACgtgcatttaaaataatactaaggTCAGATGAGGTGCTATAAGTGTAAAGCCCAGAGTTTTCTCCAGCCCACTCCCCCTAGTAACTCCCTAGTCATTTCCCCAAGGTCTTAAATATAGGAGAATACACGGGCAGTGGCCATAAGTAGTCTGATGTTTACTAAGGGGACATGCAGCCATGAGTGGCATTGGAAGTGCCTGGAGGTTGCCTTCTACTGTTCTTCACTAGATAGACTTCATTAACCCTCTCCCTGTTCcctttgtgtttctcatttctGCCTGAATCTAAGAGTGATCATGTGAAGTACTATTGTACCCTGCTGCTGTCAGAACCCAGGTTGTGAAACAAAGATGATTTCTGAATTCCAGTGGAAAATGTTGCTAACTACTCAACACTCAGCACATCCAGATTGTCTCAGATGAAGAGCTATGGGCAATCACAGATGATTACTGTCTGCTCATAGTAAGAACCTTCTCCCAAAAAGTAATTCAGAACTTGAACTGGCATTCTGACTTAAAGGTCTAGTTCTTTGTCAGCATTTACATATTTTGACCTTGCACATGTTTTGAGGATGGATTAGTTCAGGTTTGCAAATAAGTAATCTCAAAGTTACCAGCCcacaaaaacattttcattacctcTTCTCCCCACAAAACTACCCAAAGAGTAAAGTAAATTATGCTTTTTACTAATTGCCCAGGGTCATTCTTCACTGGGCCTGGAAGAGTGAACAAGGGCCTAGTTGAATGGTTGGATGAGTTGCCACCACCAGATCCCTACAAGCCTAGAAATAATTTGGTCTGGGTCTAAGTGCTAATATCATGCTGCCAAGTCTCTTTCTGAAAAGCATAAAAGCAAAATATCCCATTCCTGCAAGCAAACCAACCACAAGGGTGGTGCCAAGAACTTTTGGGGCCCTTTTCTTGGCCACCCGGAATGCTGTTGGCAGCACTGCAGAGATTAATATATTGTTGACATGTCCTAAAACCttgttaaatgtttttctcttcaaGACACGTTCGTAATAGGTTTCCAAGTTTGGTCGCTTTCCATTTCCCCAGTTTCTCCTCGCAAACCCCAGGAACTTCAGTCGATGCAATGTGACAGCGAGAGAGACGTCTGCCAGGGTGAAGGATTCTCCGCAGAGCCAAGGCTGGCGGCCCTCTTCTAATCAGAGAAAGGGACATGGAGAATTAGGGGCAAGAGCTGTACAGAGAGACTCTAACTGGCATCTTTCATCGTGGTCATAAGGGCAAGTGTGAGAACAGTGAAAAGATGAAGGCCGTGGTACATTTTCTTGACAAATTAATCCTAAGACAAAGTCCATGCCAATGTCACCCAAGCAAAGGGAGATTTGCTTAATACCTGCCAGCTACCTACATCCTTGGGTGAAACGGAAGCTACTTGAGTTCAAATCTATCTTTGATATTGAAAAGGATTCTGAGGAGTTGAGAGCCTCCAAGCCAGAGGAGTCCACAGATCTTTCCTCCTGGCTTAGGAAAACAGCAGGTGAGCCTtagaaaaattcataaaattggGCCTGGAATGTCACTCAGTGATTGCTGCTCCTCGTCACTCacataaagcaaaagaaagttcCTATTGTGAAGTA
This region includes:
- the GDAP1 gene encoding ganglioside-induced differentiation-associated protein 1 isoform X3; translation: MPDKGSMYYPRVQHYRELLDSLPMDAYTHGCILHPELTVDSMIPAYATTRIRSQIGNTESELKKLAEENPDLQEAYIAKQKRLKSKLLDHDNVKYLKKILDELEKVLDQVETELQRRNEETPEEGRQPWLCGESFTLADVSLAVTLHRLKFLGFARRNWGNGKRPNLETYYERVLKRKTFNKVLGHVNNILISAVLPTAFRVAKKRAPKVLGTTLVVGLLAGMGYFAFMLFRKRLGSMILALRPRPNYF